In Anaerolineae bacterium, a single genomic region encodes these proteins:
- a CDS encoding iron-containing alcohol dehydrogenase → MNTVWPLPRISFRELATVTETRPAALLTSKGVWAMVSPLLNLPVVIQAEPTSVNRAYLENLAKGLPQEVEVVYGVGGGRAMDAAKFIGWWNRKPVILIPTALPGDVMFTWVARVRDGGGVVDIETGVARECIIDWEVIRAAPPHLRGGGIVDVLSIVTGLLDWRYAAERNRNSPAQRFVPWAAGIAAAIAQQAFRIAEGIGRGEVESLKLLLDFLGLEVQLCNQLGHSRPEEGGEHYFAYAIENYMPRRTPHSDMVGPGILFAAALHGQDVKPLRDALLAAGLRLDRLNPQVVRQVVQTLPEYVVTHNLPYGILNDIDPASEKVTKALIASGLEVEPA, encoded by the coding sequence ATGAATACCGTATGGCCCCTCCCCCGCATCTCGTTTCGGGAGCTTGCAACAGTCACCGAGACGCGTCCTGCTGCGCTGCTGACCAGCAAAGGCGTCTGGGCGATGGTCAGCCCGTTGCTCAACCTGCCTGTGGTCATCCAGGCAGAGCCAACCAGCGTCAACCGGGCTTACCTGGAGAATCTCGCCAAAGGCTTGCCACAAGAGGTGGAAGTGGTCTATGGCGTCGGCGGCGGGCGGGCCATGGATGCCGCTAAGTTCATCGGCTGGTGGAATCGCAAGCCGGTCATCCTGATCCCGACTGCCCTGCCCGGCGACGTGATGTTCACCTGGGTAGCCCGTGTCCGCGATGGAGGCGGAGTCGTCGACATCGAAACCGGCGTGGCGCGGGAATGCATCATCGACTGGGAAGTGATCCGGGCGGCGCCGCCGCATCTGCGCGGTGGGGGCATCGTCGATGTCCTGAGCATTGTCACCGGCTTGCTGGACTGGCGCTATGCAGCGGAACGCAACCGCAACAGCCCGGCCCAGCGCTTTGTCCCCTGGGCAGCGGGCATCGCCGCCGCCATCGCTCAGCAAGCCTTCCGTATCGCTGAGGGCATCGGGCGGGGTGAGGTCGAATCTCTCAAACTGTTGCTGGACTTCCTGGGGCTGGAAGTGCAACTCTGCAACCAGCTTGGCCATTCGCGCCCTGAAGAAGGCGGTGAACACTACTTCGCCTATGCAATCGAAAACTACATGCCACGCCGCACCCCGCATAGCGACATGGTCGGGCCGGGTATCCTGTTCGCTGCGGCGTTGCACGGCCAGGATGTCAAGCCCCTGCGGGATGCCCTGCTGGCCGCCGGTCTCCGCCTGGATCGTCTCAACCCGCAGGTGGTCCGCCAGGTCGTGCAGACCCTGCCGGAGTATGTGGTCACCCATAACCTGCCCTATGGCATCCTGAACGACATCGACCCCGCTTCTGAGAAGGTAACCAAGGCGCTGATCGCCAGCGGCCTTGAAGTCGAACCTGCCTGA
- a CDS encoding hybrid sensor histidine kinase/response regulator produces the protein MTNGERHILFVDDDPSMQKIIRHLLESRGVQVTTADDGRMALEIMQAGLVPDVIIADLEMPGMNGLELFRAIRANDTWIAIPFIVLTAHDEKPVMRQALRLGVDDFLTKPVDGERLLLTIYSKAKRAQELTGYTESVHRKLEYTQRDIARMFTHELRTPLVSLNMALELLRRGGNSLSSEEVHEQLETLQSGVTRLNRLVEQMVLLIQLDTGELQKLIQSAGTPGILWEAVQAATNQARAFSHHRRDVEVVYNDGGVTGEIRAEWRTLRHALAELLSNAMAFSPPGEPVLVTQWRDSRSIAISIVDHGPGIPPEMQGDLFRRFKQLEREKHEQQGIGIGLYLARNIIEATGGELILISDTGQGTSVIVRFPLLS, from the coding sequence ATGACCAACGGCGAGCGGCATATCCTGTTTGTAGATGATGATCCTTCTATGCAGAAGATCATCCGCCACCTGCTGGAATCGCGGGGGGTGCAGGTGACCACCGCTGATGACGGCCGTATGGCCCTGGAGATCATGCAGGCCGGGCTGGTGCCGGACGTCATCATCGCCGACCTGGAAATGCCGGGCATGAACGGCCTGGAACTCTTCCGCGCTATACGCGCCAATGACACCTGGATCGCTATCCCTTTTATCGTACTCACTGCCCACGATGAAAAGCCGGTAATGCGCCAGGCCCTGCGGCTGGGCGTCGATGACTTCCTGACCAAACCGGTCGATGGCGAACGCTTATTGCTGACGATTTACAGCAAGGCCAAACGCGCCCAGGAGCTAACCGGCTATACGGAATCCGTCCACCGCAAGCTGGAATACACCCAGCGCGATATAGCCCGTATGTTCACCCATGAATTGCGGACGCCGCTGGTTTCGCTGAACATGGCGCTCGAGTTGTTGCGCCGCGGCGGTAATAGCCTGAGCAGCGAAGAGGTCCACGAACAACTGGAGACCCTTCAGTCAGGCGTTACCCGGCTGAACCGGCTGGTAGAGCAGATGGTCCTGCTCATCCAGTTGGACACCGGCGAACTGCAGAAACTGATCCAGAGCGCGGGAACCCCCGGAATCCTGTGGGAGGCTGTGCAGGCGGCCACCAATCAGGCGCGCGCGTTCTCACATCACCGGCGCGATGTCGAAGTCGTCTATAACGACGGCGGCGTCACCGGCGAGATCAGGGCTGAGTGGCGCACGCTGCGCCACGCCCTGGCCGAACTGCTTTCCAATGCGATGGCCTTCTCCCCGCCCGGCGAGCCAGTCCTGGTCACCCAATGGCGGGATAGTCGCTCGATTGCGATCAGCATTGTCGATCACGGCCCTGGCATCCCGCCAGAGATGCAGGGCGATCTCTTCCGGCGCTTCAAACAACTGGAGCGCGAGAAACACGAACAGCAGGGCATCGGCATCGGCCTCTACCTGGCACGCAATATCATCGAAGCCACCGGCGGCGAACTGATCCTGATCTCCGACACCGGCCAGGGTACATCCGTGATTGTGCGCTTCCCGCTGCTCTCCTGA
- a CDS encoding fumarylacetoacetate hydrolase family protein, producing MQWVRVMHDGKPVFGVVDGDRIALTSLSWSEVLAGRQPDRVATIPLAGARLLSPVERPGKIVAIGQNYWDHCREQNKPAPEWPIIFTKFTTAINNPGDPIRWSPALTSQVDFEAELAVVIGRMARRVPESEALSYVFGYTAANDVTARDLQYGDKQWVRGKSLDTFCPLGPAVTTAADIPDPQRLAIRTTLNGRVMQDSHTGEMIFSVAHLIAFASAAFTLEPGDIILTGTPDGVGVFRKPPIFLQNGDVIVVEIERIGRLENPCITE from the coding sequence ATGCAGTGGGTACGGGTGATGCACGATGGCAAGCCGGTATTCGGTGTCGTGGATGGCGACCGGATTGCCTTGACCTCCCTGAGCTGGTCTGAAGTGCTGGCGGGACGCCAGCCGGACCGCGTGGCTACCATCCCGCTGGCCGGGGCGCGGCTGCTCAGTCCGGTGGAGCGGCCCGGCAAGATCGTCGCCATCGGTCAGAATTACTGGGATCATTGCCGGGAACAGAACAAGCCCGCACCGGAATGGCCGATCATCTTCACCAAGTTCACTACCGCGATCAACAATCCCGGTGACCCGATCCGTTGGTCACCGGCGCTGACCAGCCAGGTCGATTTTGAGGCCGAACTGGCAGTTGTGATCGGGCGGATGGCCCGCCGCGTGCCTGAATCTGAGGCGCTGAGCTATGTCTTTGGCTACACGGCTGCCAATGATGTCACCGCCCGCGACCTGCAGTACGGCGATAAACAATGGGTGCGTGGCAAGAGCCTGGATACCTTCTGCCCGCTGGGGCCGGCGGTGACAACCGCTGCTGATATCCCCGATCCGCAGCGGCTGGCGATCCGCACCACACTTAACGGTCGGGTGATGCAGGACAGCCACACGGGAGAAATGATCTTCTCTGTAGCTCACCTGATCGCCTTTGCCTCGGCGGCGTTCACCCTGGAACCGGGGGATATCATCCTGACCGGCACGCCGGATGGGGTGGGCGTCTTCCGCAAACCGCCGATCTTCCTGCAGAACGGCGATGTGATCGTGGTCGAAATCGAGCGGATCGGGCGGCTGGAAAACCCCTGCATCACGGAGTAG
- the rnhA gene encoding ribonuclease HI: protein MSTLPRIVIYTDGGCSPNPGPGGWGAVLVHPDRTLELSGGDPETTNNRMELTAAVEALRALKRPCAIDFYTDSEYLRKGITEWIDRWAANGWRSASGGKGHPIANSDLWQALHRLARQHEITWHWIKGHQGDPHNERADALASAAIPRPQLAVDPAATAVYLRVSGTQPRGPHGAAAAIVRDGDTSVFQYSQPDATTNGFTLQAVLALLQQLPAGEPLRFYTNNSYLHDGITRWVEGWRNTGWARPQKFRTEWQALDRLNRSRRITWVRFDSDSEPEVFQILRTAAEEARRQAAGASSPES from the coding sequence ATGTCCACCCTGCCCAGAATCGTAATCTACACAGACGGAGGTTGTTCGCCGAACCCCGGCCCCGGCGGCTGGGGCGCAGTTCTGGTGCACCCTGACAGGACGTTGGAGCTATCCGGCGGCGACCCGGAAACCACCAACAACCGCATGGAGTTGACCGCCGCTGTGGAGGCGCTCCGGGCGCTCAAGCGCCCCTGCGCCATTGACTTCTACACCGACTCCGAGTACCTGCGCAAAGGCATCACCGAATGGATCGATCGCTGGGCGGCTAACGGCTGGCGTTCCGCCTCCGGTGGCAAGGGCCACCCAATCGCCAACAGCGATCTCTGGCAGGCCCTCCACCGGCTGGCGCGGCAGCATGAAATCACCTGGCACTGGATCAAAGGCCACCAGGGCGATCCCCATAACGAGCGGGCTGACGCCCTGGCCAGCGCCGCGATCCCCCGCCCACAACTGGCGGTTGATCCAGCCGCTACGGCGGTATATCTGCGCGTTTCCGGTACCCAGCCACGCGGGCCGCACGGAGCTGCCGCGGCTATTGTCCGCGATGGGGATACGAGCGTCTTTCAGTATAGCCAGCCAGACGCCACAACCAATGGCTTCACGCTCCAGGCAGTTCTTGCCCTGCTGCAACAACTTCCTGCTGGCGAGCCACTCCGCTTCTATACCAACAACAGTTATCTGCACGATGGCATCACCCGCTGGGTGGAAGGCTGGCGCAACACCGGCTGGGCCAGGCCGCAGAAGTTCCGGACCGAATGGCAGGCGCTTGACCGCCTCAACCGGAGCCGCCGGATCACCTGGGTTCGCTTTGACAGCGATAGTGAGCCGGAGGTCTTCCAGATACTCCGTACGGCGGCGGAGGAAGCCCGACGCCAGGCCGCCGGCGCCTCGTCACCGGAGAGCTAG